The Couchioplanes caeruleus nucleotide sequence TTCGGACACTGCCAGCATGAGCAGCCGCAACGCGGCGAACGCGGCCACGACGAGCAGCACCGACACCTTGATGCCCTGCGAGCGCAGCACCGCCACGGTCACGGCCGTCGCGACAGCGACGAGCAGCGCGTTGCGCAGCACCCAGCCGACCCGTGAGCGCGGCTTCGCGGGGGCTTCCGGCGCCTCCTCGACGGGGCGCTCGACCGCGCCGGCGAACAGGTCCTCGAGACCGCCGTCGTCGCGGCTCACGGTGTCTCCATTGGCATGGACTCCTGGCCCTCACCGGCCAGGCCGTCGGGAACCCTCGGTAGCTGCAGTTCGGTGCAGTCGCTCATGCCGCTGCCCCCGCCCCCAGGTCGGCGCGCAGCCGTTCCAGCGCGGTGCGGGCCTGGTGGCGCATCTGGTTGTCGACGGTGTGGGTCGCATACCGGGCCTGGCGGTAGACGTCGGCGAACGGTGTCAGCACGGCCGCCTCGACACGCTGCTCGGCGAGCAGGCGGGCGACCAGGTCGGTGGGGCTGTCGCCGGCGTGCCGGGGCGTGCCGGCGGCGGCCGCGGCCTGCTCGAGGCGTACCCAGCAGGCGATGACGGCGCGGCGCGGGTCGCGGTCGGTGTCGGACAGCTCCTGCAGGCCGGCGTCGAGCGCGGCGACCAGGTCCTCGGCCGTCCGGGCGTCCGAGCGCGGCACGGCCCCGCGGGCGCCCCGCCGCACGCGCCGCCGGCTCCGGTCACGGACGACGGCCCAGGCGACCAGCAGGATCACCGCCAGCCCGGCCACCACGATGACCACCCAGGCGGCGGTGCCCACCCACCCCGGCAGCCCGCGGGCCGCCTCGACCGGCTCGTGGGTCGCGGTCTTCGCCGCCTCAGGCGTCGGCGGCAGCAGCGGCGCGGCGGTCTCGGCGGCGGCCCCGGCGGCGTCCGGGTTGAACCGCTCCAGCTGCGGCGCCGACCGGGTGGCCGCCAGCGAGGCGACGAAGAGCAGCCCGAGGACGGCGGCGAGCGGCCACCAGCGACGCAGTGCGGCGAGATCCAATGCGCAGGCCCTGATCCGTGTGCGGGAGGAAAATCGGCAGGACACGAATCATGCCAGGCCCGCCAGCCGTTTCGCACTGTCGAAGACGTCGTCGAGCATGGCCGGGGTGAGCCGGCCGGTGAACGTGTTCTGCTGCGACACGTGATAGCAGCCCAGCAGGTCCGGTGCGCCGGGCACGGACACCCGGGCGCCGTGCCCGAACGCGGGCCTGGGCACCGGCGGCTTCACGCCGTACACCGAGGTCAGGGCCGGCCACCACGCCGCCCAGGCGAACCCACCCAGGGCGATCACCACCCGCAGCGTGGGTTTGATCAGGGTCAGCTCGCGCCGCATCCACGGGGCGCAGGTGTCGCGCTCGACCGGGAGCGGTTTGTTGTCCGGCGGCGCGCAGCGGACGGCGGCGAAGATGCGGGTGTGCAGCAGCTCCAGTCCGTCGTCGGCGGAGACACTGGTCGGCTGGTTCGCCAGGCCGGCCCGGTGCATGGCGGCGATGAGCACGTCGCCGGAGCGGTCGCCGGTGAAGATCCGGCCGGTCCGGTTGCCGCCGTGCGCGGCGGGAGCGAGGCCCAGGATGGCGATCGGCGCGTCGGCGGGGCCGAACCCCGGGATCGGCCGTCCCCAGTACGTCCAGTCCCGGAACGCGGCACGCTTCGTGGCCGCAACCTCCTCACGCCACGTCACCAGGCGCGGGCAGGCGAAGCAATCCGCGACGCCGGCGTCCAGCACGGTCAGGTCCGGCGCGGCGGCCGCGTGGGCGGCGACGTCTTCAGGGGTACGGCTGAGCACCCGTCCAGTATCCGCCGCGCGGGTTCAGCGCCGCCGGGTGAGGCAGAGCAGGTAGCCGTCGCCGGCCGTGCTGCTGTAGACGAAGTACTCCTCGTTCGCCTGGAAGTACGTCTCGCAGGCGGTGCTGCGCGGGTCGCTCTGGCCGTCGAGCCGGCCGACCACCGTGTACGCGGCGTACGCGGAGCCGCAGCCCACGACCTTGGCGTCGGCCTCGGCGTCCTCGTCGACCCGCACGGTGACCGGGGCGGCGAGGCAGTCGCCGACAGCCGCGTCCGCCGCCTCGTCCCCGCCGCGGAACACCGTCAGGACCAGCACACCCAGCAGTGCCGCCAGCAGGGCGGCACCGAGGAGTTTGTTCACACGGGTCTCAACGACCCTTGCTGCTCGGCGTTGTCGTCGGTTTCGCGCCGGCGCTCGG carries:
- a CDS encoding uracil-DNA glycosylase, producing MLSRTPEDVAAHAAAAPDLTVLDAGVADCFACPRLVTWREEVAATKRAAFRDWTYWGRPIPGFGPADAPIAILGLAPAAHGGNRTGRIFTGDRSGDVLIAAMHRAGLANQPTSVSADDGLELLHTRIFAAVRCAPPDNKPLPVERDTCAPWMRRELTLIKPTLRVVIALGGFAWAAWWPALTSVYGVKPPVPRPAFGHGARVSVPGAPDLLGCYHVSQQNTFTGRLTPAMLDDVFDSAKRLAGLA
- a CDS encoding LppU/SCO3897 family protein, which translates into the protein MNKLLGAALLAALLGVLVLTVFRGGDEAADAAVGDCLAAPVTVRVDEDAEADAKVVGCGSAYAAYTVVGRLDGQSDPRSTACETYFQANEEYFVYSSTAGDGYLLCLTRRR
- a CDS encoding DUF4129 domain-containing protein; this translates as MDLAALRRWWPLAAVLGLLFVASLAATRSAPQLERFNPDAAGAAAETAAPLLPPTPEAAKTATHEPVEAARGLPGWVGTAAWVVIVVAGLAVILLVAWAVVRDRSRRRVRRGARGAVPRSDARTAEDLVAALDAGLQELSDTDRDPRRAVIACWVRLEQAAAAAGTPRHAGDSPTDLVARLLAEQRVEAAVLTPFADVYRQARYATHTVDNQMRHQARTALERLRADLGAGAAA